The Paramisgurnus dabryanus chromosome 1, PD_genome_1.1, whole genome shotgun sequence genome includes a window with the following:
- the capgb gene encoding capping protein (actin filament), gelsolin-like b: protein MLPFQAAPGQFGEEARQPGLRCWRVEKMKAVPLKSAEVGAFFNGDSYLVLDNRGDQGADLHMWIGEKSSRDEQVACAMLATQLDNFLGGEPVQHRQVQGYESPEFMTLFPRGVSYKEGGVESGFRKADSGSGPVKRLYQIKGKRNIRAKEVALSWQSFNKGDCFILDLGETIVSWIGSQANIFEKQKVREIAAFIRDTDRHGKAQITNISEGEETPEMLQVLGPKPELKESTPEEDSQADASNSASLYKVSDATGSMKLTKVSDKNPIAKDLLVRDDCFILDNGANGKIFVWKGSGANADEKKAALKMADDFITQMNYPKMKTQVEILPQGRETVIFKQFFQNWN from the exons ATGCTCCCATTTCAGGCTGCACCAGGTCAGTTTGGGGAAGAGGCGAGACAGCCGGGACTCAGATGTTGGCGAGTGGAGAAAATGAAGGCCGTTCCTCTGAAGTCCGCTGAGGTGGGGGCTTTCTTCAACGGTGACTCATACCTTGTGCTGGATAACCGGGGCGATCAGGGAGCAGATCTTCACATGTGGATTG GTGAGAAATCCTCTCGTGATGAGCAGGTGGCCTGTGCCATGTTGGCTACACAGCTGGACAACTTCCTTGGTGGAGAGCCTGTCCAGCACAGACAGGTTCAGGGTTATGAATCTCCAGAATTCATGACGCTCTTCCCCAGAGGGGTGAGCTATAAG GAGGGAGGTGTGGAGTCTGGATTTAGGAAAGCAGATTCTGGATCTGGTCCTGTTAAGCggttatatcaaattaaagggaAACGAAACATAAGAGCCAAAGAAGTAGCACTAAGCTGGCAGAGCTTTAACAAAGGGGACTGCTTCATACTCGACCTGGGAGAG ACAATTGTGTCATGGATCGGCTCTCAGGCAAACATCTTTGAGAAGCAGAAGGTGAGGGAGATCGCCGCTTTTATCCGGGACACGGATAGACATGGCAAAGCCCAGATTACCAACATCAGTGAAGGAGAAGAGACACCGGAGATGCTACAG GTTCTTGGTCCAAAGCCCGAGTTGAAAGAGAGCACTCCAGAAGAAGACAGTCAAGCTGATGCATCAAACTCTGCCTCTCTATACAAG GTTTCAGATGCAACAGGGTCAATGAAGTTAACCAAAGTGTCGGATAAGAATCCAATAGCCAAGGACTTGCTGGTACGGGATGACTGCTTCATTCTGGACAATGGGGCTAATGGAAAGATCTTTGTTTGGAAAG GAAGTGGAGCCAATGCAGATGAGAAGAAGGCCGCTCTGAAGATGGCAGATGATTTTATCACTCAGATGAATTACCCCAAGATGAAAACACAG GTGGAGATTTTGCCACAGGGCAGAGAGACTGTTATCTTCAAACAGTTCTTCCAAAATTGGAATTAA
- the polr2a gene encoding DNA-directed RNA polymerase II subunit RPB1, whose amino-acid sequence MHGPPSSDSACPLRLIKRVQFGVLSPDELKRMSVTEGGIKYPETTEGGRPKLGGLMDPRQGVIERSGRCQTCAGNMTECPGHFGHIELAKPVFHVGFITKIMKVLRCVCFFCSKLLVDANNPKIKDILTKSKGQPRKRLTHVYDLCKGKNICEGGEEMDNKFGVEQQETEEDITKEKGHGGCGRYQPRIRRSGLELYAEWKHVNEDSQEKKILLSPERVHEIFKRISDEEDVILGMEPKYARPEWMIVTVLPVPPLSVRPAVVMQGSARNQDDLTHKLADIVKINNQLRRNEQSGAAAHVIAEDVKLLQFHVATMVDNELPGLPRAMQKSGRPLKSIKQRLKGKEGRVRGNLMGKRVDFSARTVITPDPNLQIDQVGVPRSIAANMTFPEIVTPFNIDRLQELVRRGNSQYPGAKYIIRDNGDRIDLRFHPKPSDLHLQIGYKVERHMCDGDIIVFNRQPTLHKMSMMGHRVRILPWSTFRLNLSVTTPYNADFDGDEMNLHLPQSLETRAEIQELAMVPRMIVTPQSNRPVMGIVQDTLTAVRKFTKRDVFLERGEVMNLLMFLSTWDGKMPQPAILKPRPLWTGKQIFSLIIPGHINVIRTHSTHPDEEDSGPYKHISPGDTKVIVENGELIMGILCKKSLGTSAGSLVHISYLEMGHDITRLFYSNIQTVVNNWLLIEGHSIGIGDSIADKATYQDIQNTIKKAKQDVIEVIEKAHNNELEPTPGNTLRQTFENQVNRILNDARDKTGSSAQKSLSEYNNFKSMVVAGSKGSKINISQVIAVVGQQNVEGKRIPFGFKHRTLPHFIKDDYGPESRGFVENSYLAGLTPTEFFFHAMGGREGLIDTAVKTAETGYIQRRLIKSMESVMVKYDATVRNSINQVVQLRYGEDGLAGEAVEFQNMATLKPSNKAFEKKFKFEYTNERALRRTLLEEVVKDVMTNAHVQSSLEREFEKMREDREILRAIFPTGDSKVVLPCNLARMIWNAQKIFRINPRTPTDLNPVRVVEGVQELSKKLVIVNGDDLLSRQAQENATLLFNIHLRSTLCSRRMTEEFRLSTEAFDWLLGEIETKFNQSIAHPGEMVGALAAQSLGEPATQMTLNTFHYAGVSAKNVTLGVPRLKELINISKRPKTPSLTVFLLGQAARDAERAKDILCRLEHTTLRKVTANTAIYYDPNPQNTVVSEDQEWVNVYYEMPDFDVTRISPWLLRIELDRKHMTDRKLTMEQIAEKINAGFGDDLNCIFNDDNAEKLVLRIRIMNSDENKFQEDEEVVDKMDDDVFLRCIESNMLTDMTLQGIEQISKVYMHLPQTDNKKKIIITEDGEFKALQEWILETDGVSLMRVLSEKDVDPVRTTSNDIVEIFTVLGIEAVRKALERELYHVISFDGSYVNYRHLALLCDTMTCRGHLMAITRHGINRQDTGPLMKCSFEETVDVLMEASSHGESDPMKGVSENIMLGQLAPAGTGCFDLLLDAEKCKYGMEIPTNIPGISVAGPTGMFFGSAPSPMSGMSPAMTPWNTGATPAYGAWSPSVGSGMTPGAAGFSPSAASDASGFSPGYSPAWSPTPGSPGSPGPASPYIPSPGALSPNYSPTSPAYEPRSPGGYTPQSPGYSPTSPSYSPTSPSYSPTSPNYSPTSPSYSPTSPSYSPTSPSYSPTSPSYSPTSPSYSPTSPSYSPTSPSYSPTSPSYSPTSPSYSPTSPSYSPTSPSYSPTSPSYSPTSPSYSPTSPSYSPTSPSYSPTSPSYSPTSPNYTPTSPSYSPTSPSYSPTSPSYSPTSPNYTPTSPNYSPTSPSYSPTSPSYSPSSPRYTPQSPTYTPSSPSYSPSSPSYSPTSPKYTPTSPSYSPSSPEYTPTSPKYSPTSPKYSPTSPKYSPTSPTYSPTTPKYSPTSPTYSPTSPTYTPTSPKYSPTSPTYSPTSPKYSPTSPTYSPTSPKGSTYSPTSPGYSPTSPTYSPAISPDDSDEENN is encoded by the exons ATGCACGGACCGCCTTCCAGCGACAGCGCATGCCCATTGCGCCTCATCAAGAGAGTGCAATTCGGCGTCCTCAGCCCTGATGAACTT AAACGGATGTCCGTTACTGAAGGGGGTATTAAATACCCAGAGACTACAGAGGGAGGACGCCCTAAACTGGGTGGACTCATGGACCCAAGACAAGGGGTCATTGAGAGATCAGGCAGATGCCAAACATGTGCAG GTAACATGACTGAATGCCCTGGTCATTTTGGTCACATTGAGCTGGCCAAGCCAGTCTTTCATGTTGGCTTCATCACAAAAATCATGAAGGTCCTCCGCTGCGTCTGCTTCTTCTGTTCTAAGCTGCTTGTGGATGCG AACAATCCAAAAATCAAAGACATTCTGACTAAGTCGAAGGGGCAGCCACGAAAGCGCCTGACCCACGTCTATGACCTCTGTAAAGGGAAAAACATCTGTGAGGGTGGAGAGGAGATGGACAACAAGTTTGGTGTGGAGCAGCAGGAGACTGAAGAAGACATCACCAAAGAAAAG GGTCACGGAGGTTGTGGCAGGTACCAGCCACGGATCCGTCGCTCTGGACTGGAGCTGTATGCTGAGTGGAAGCACGTCAATGAAGACTCTCAAGAGAAGAAGATTCTTCTCAGCCCTGAACGCGTGCATGAGATCTTCAAACGCATTTCCGACGAAGAGGACGTAATCCTGGGAATGGAGCCCAAATATGCCCGCCCAGAGTGGATGATTGTCACAGTTTTGCCTGTGCCCCCTTTATCCGTGAGGCCGGCTGTGGTCATGCAAGGCTCTGCTAGAAATCAG GATGACTTGACGCATAAGTTGGCTGACATTGTAAAGATCAATAACCAGCTAAGGCGAAATGAGCAGAGTGGTGCCGCAGCTCACGTTATAGCAGAGGATGTCAAGCTGCTTCAGTTTCATGTGGCCACCATGGTGGACAATGAACTTCCAGGTCTACCCAGA GCAATGCAAAAGTCTGGCCGCCCGCTAAAATCCATCAAGCAAAGGCTTAAGGGGAAGGAAGGACGTGTCAGAGGTAATCTGATGGGCAAGCGTGTAGACTTTTCTGCCCGAACTGTCATCACGCCTGACCCCAACCTGCAGATCGACCAAGTGGGAGTTCCTCGTTCCATTGCTGCAAACATGACCTTCCCTGAGATTGTCACACCCTTTAACATTGACAG ACTTCAAGAGCTTGTGAGGAGAGGTAACAGTCAGTACCCTGGAGCCAAATATATCATCCGTGATAACGGGGACAGAATTGACCTGCGATTCCACCCAAAACCAAGTGACCTTCACCTTCAGATAGGATACAAA GTCGAACGGCACATGTGTGACGGAGACATTATTGTGTTCAACAGACAGCCAACGCTGCACAAAATGTCTATGATGGGCCACAGAGTGCGAATTTTGCCTTGGTCTACATTTCGACTTAACCTTAG TGTAACCACCCCATACAATGCTGACTTTGACGGTGATGAGATGAACTTGCACTTGCCACAGTCTCTGGAGACCCGCGCTGAGATCCAGGAGCTGGCTATGGTGCCTCGTATGATTGTCACACCACAGTCCAACAGGCCTGTCATGGGCATTGTACAGGACACACTCACAGCAGTGCGCAAGTTCACAAAAAGAGATGTGTTCTTAGAAAGG GGTGAGGTGATGAACCTCCTGATGTTTCTTTCCACATGGGATGGTAAAATGCCACAGCCTGCCATCCTGAAGCCTCGGCCACTCTGGACAGGCAAACAGATCTTCAGCTTGATCATCCCAGGGCACATTAACGTCATCCGCACACACAGCACTCATCCTGATGAAGAGGATAGCGGTCCTTATAAACACATTTCCCCTGGAGACACCAAG GTAATTGTGGAGAATGGGGAGCTGATCATGGGGATCCTGTGTAAGAAATCTCTCGGAACTTCTGCGGGCTCACTGGTCCATATCTCATACCTTGAGATGGGCCACGACATCACACGACTCTTCTATTCCAACATCCAGACTGTTGTCAACAACTGGCTTCTTATTGAgg GTCACTCTATTGGTATTGGAGATTCCATTGCCGATAAGGCGACATATCAGgacattcaaaacacaattaAGAAAGCCAAACAAGATGTGATAGAG GTCATTGAGAAAGCCCACAATAATGAGTTGGAGCCCACCCCAGGTAACACACTGAGACAGACCTTTGAGAACCAGGTCAACCGTATTCTGAACGATGCTCGTGACAAGACTGGATCCTCTGCCCAGAAATCACTGTCTGAGTACAACAACTTCAAATCTATGGTGGTGGCTGGTTCAAAAGgctctaaaattaacatttcaCAG GTTATTGCTGTGGTAGGGCAGCAGAACGTTGAGGGTAAGCGAATCCCTTTTGGTTTCAAGCACCGCACTTTGCCTCACTTCATTAAAGACGACTACGGTCCAGAGAGTAGAGGCTTTGTGGAAAACTCCTATTTGGCCGGTCTGACACCAACTGAGTTCTTCTTTCACGCCATGGGAGGAAGAGAGGGTTTGATCGACACAGCTGTCAAAACTGCTGAGACCG GTTACATTCAGCGTCGTCTGATCAAGTCTATGGAGTCTGTCATGGTCAAGTATGATGCTACAGTCAGAAACTCCATTAACCAGGTTGTCCAACTCCGATATGGAGAGGACGGGCTGGCAGGAGAGGCTGTGGAGTTTCAGAATATGGCTACTCTTAAACCATCCAACAAAGCCTTTGAGAAGAA GTTCAAGTTTGAATACACCAATGAGCGAGCTCTCCGCCGCACTCTGCTGGAGGAGGTGGTGAAAGATGTGATGACCAATGCTCACGTCCAGAGTTCACTAGAGAGGGAGTTTGAGAAGATGAGGGAAGACCGAGAGATCCTGAGGGCAATTTTCCCCACAGGAGACAGCAAG GTGGTACTGCCGTGCAATTTGGCTCGAATGATTTGGAATGCACAGAAGATTTTCCGGATCAATCCTCGAACACCGACTGATCTAAACCCAGTACGAGTTGTGGAAG GAGTTCAGGAGTTGAGTAAGAagcttgttattgtgaatggtGATGACCTGTTAAGCAGGCAGGCACAGGAGAACGCCACTTTACTCTTCAATATCCACCTGCGTTCCACCCTTTGCTCCAGACGAATGACTGAGGAGTTCCGCCTTAGCACAGAGGCTTTCGATTGGCTCCTGGGAGAAATCGAGACCAAATTTAACCAATCCATC GCTCATCCTGGAGAGATGGTTGGTGCCCTGGCTGCTCAGTCTCTAGGAGAGCCTGCCACTCAGATGACCCTGAACACATTCCACTACGCCGGTGTGTCCGCCAAAAACGTCACCCTCGGTGTGCCTCGTCTCAAAGAGTTGATCAACATCTCCAAGCGACCCAAGACCCCCTCCCTGACAGTGTTTCTTCTGGGTCAAGCGGCCCGTGATGCAGAGAGGGCCAAAGATATCCTGTGTCGCTTGGAGCACACCACCCTTCGTAAGGTCACAGCCAACACGGCCATTTATTACGACCCCAATCCACAGAACACCGTTGTGTCTGAGGATCAAGAGTGGGTGAACGTGTACTACGAGATGCCCGACTTTGACGTGACCCGTATTTCACCCTGGCTGTTGCGTATTGAACTTGACCGCAAACACATGACTGACCGTAAGCTGACCATGGAGCAGATTGCTGAGAAGATCAATGCTG GTTTTGGTGATGACCTTAACTGCATCTTCAATGATGACAATGCTGAGAAGCTGGTGCTGCGAATCCGCATCATGAATAGTGACGAGAACAAGTTTCAAGAG GATGAGGAGGTAGTCGATAAGATGGATGATGATGTCTTCCTCCGTTGCATTGAATCCAACATGCTGACGGACATGACTCTGCAAGGCATTGAGCAGATCAGCAAG GTGTACATGCATCTTCCACAGACAGACAACAAAAAGAAAATCATCATCACAGAAGATGGTGAGTTTAAAGCCCTGCAGGAGTGGATTCTGGAAACCGATGGCGTGAGCCTCATGAGAGTCCTCAGTGAGAAGGACGTGGACCCTGTCAGGACCACCTCTAATGACATTGTGGAGATTTTCACT GTCCTTGGTATTGAGGCAGTGCGAAAGGCTCTGGAGAGAGAGTTGTACCATGTCATCTCTTTTGATGGTTCCTATGTAAACTACCGCCATCTGGCCTTGCTGTGCGACACAATGACCTGTAGAGGGCATCTTATGGCCATAACACGTCATGGCATCAACAGACAGGATACTGGACCACTCATGAAGTGCTCCTTTGAAGAGACG GTCGATGTGTTGATGGAAGCGTCATCTCATGGTGAAAGTGACCCAATGAAAGGAGTGTCTGAGAACATCATGTTGGGACAGCTTGCTCCTGCAGGCACTGGATGCTTTGACCTGTTGTTGGATGCTGAGAAGTGCAAGTATGGTATGGAGATCCCTACCAATATCCCTGGCATCAGTGTTGCAGGAC CCACGGGTATGTTCTTTGGCTCCGCCCCAAGCCCAATGAGTGGCATGTCCCCAGCCATGACTCCTTGGAACACCGGAGCCACTCCTGCATATGGTGCTTGGTCACCCAGTGTTG GAAGTGGAATGACACCTGGGGCAGCAGGATTCTCTCCCAGTGCTGCATCTGATGCCAGTGGTTTCTCACCTGGCTACTCTCCTGCCTGGTCACCCACTCCTGGTTCTCCAGGATCACCTGGACCAGCCAGCCCTTACATCCCCTCACCAG GAGCCTTGTCTCCCAATTACTCTCCAACTTCTCCTGCCTACGAGCCTCGTTCTCCGGGTGGTTACACCCCGCAGAGTCCCGGCTACTCCCCAACTTCACCATCATACTCTCCGACTTCTCCATCTTACTCTCCGACCAGCCCGAACTACAGCCCCACATCTCCGTCCTATTCGCCCACATCACCCTCCTACTCCCCCACGTCTCCGTCTTATTCGCCCACATCTCCGAGCTACTCTCCAACGTCACCCTCTTACTCCCCGACTTCGCCATCGTACTCTCCAACCTCACCATCGTACTCGCCCACATCACCCAGTTACAGCCCAACTTCACCAAGCTACAGCCCAACATCCCCCAGCTACAGTCCCACATCCCCATCCTATTCTCCAACCTCTCCGTCTTATTCCCCAACCTCTCCGTCCTACTCTCCTACCTCTCCCAGCTACTCCCCAACCTCTCCATCCTACTCTCCAACATCTCCAAGCTACAGCCCTACTTCACCTAACTACACGCCCACCTCGCCCAGTTACTCCCCAACTTCTCCATCGTACAGCCCCACCTCACCCTCCTACTCTCCCACCTCTCCCAATTACACCCCGACCAGTCCCAACTACTCCCCCACGTCTCCTTCATACTCCCCCACTTCACCATCCTACTCTCCCTCTAGTCCACGCTACACCCCGCAGTCTCCCACCTACACCCCAAGTTCACCGTCTTACAGCCCGAGCTCTCCGTCATATTCCCCTACGTCTCCAAAATACACTCCCACCTCTCCTTCCTACAGTCCAAGCTCCCCGGAATACACCCCAACGTCCCCCAAATACTCACCCACTTCGCCGAAGTACTCTCCCACTTCACCAAAATACAGCCCCACCTCTCCGACCTACTCTCCAACTACACCCAAGTACAGTCCCACCTCTCCGACTTACTCACCAACGTCTCCCACCTACACCCCAACCAGCCCCAAATATTCCCCCACGTCTCCGACCTACTCTCCAACTTCTCCAAAATACTCACCGACGTCTCCTACCTACTCTCCAACTAGCCCCAAGGGCTCCACCTACAGCCCCACGTCTCCTGGATATAGCCCCACCTCTCCAACTTACAGCCCAGCCATCAGTCCTGATGACAGCGATGAGGAAAATAACTAA